The following proteins are encoded in a genomic region of Bosea beijingensis:
- a CDS encoding amidohydrolase, with amino-acid sequence MFLTNSDMVDLVDLRHRLHRRPEISGEERETAATIVEFLKPTGPDRIVTELGGHGVAAIYEGVEPGPTVLIRAELDALPIEELSDSDHRSEIPGKGHLCGHDGHMTILAGLARGLQRNPPKKGRAILLFQPAEETGAGAAAVMADPKFEEIVPDYAFSLHNRPGVPVGHARISEGAANCASRGIKIILTGETSHASTPEHGRSPAPAIATLIPTLTALGPGGPLDANFRLVTVTHVEIGEQAFGIAPGHGELWATLRTVNDAQMGALCEAAETLAREAAEAGRLTVEISYHDIFHHCENEPEAVAMLRRAMDEEKVPHGPTPPSRGSEDFGLFGRRSKSAMFLLGSGETAHLHNPDFDFPDDAIGPGARVFMRALRNLLGEARPQA; translated from the coding sequence GTGTTCTTGACCAACAGCGACATGGTCGATCTCGTCGATCTCCGGCATCGGCTGCATCGCCGTCCTGAAATCTCCGGCGAGGAACGCGAGACGGCTGCGACCATCGTCGAATTCCTCAAGCCGACCGGGCCGGATCGTATCGTCACCGAACTCGGCGGCCATGGGGTCGCCGCGATCTACGAGGGCGTCGAGCCCGGCCCGACGGTTCTGATCCGCGCCGAGCTCGATGCGCTGCCGATCGAGGAGCTTTCCGACAGCGACCACCGCTCCGAAATCCCCGGCAAGGGCCATCTCTGCGGCCATGACGGCCATATGACCATCCTCGCCGGCCTGGCGCGCGGCTTGCAGCGCAATCCGCCGAAGAAGGGCCGTGCCATCCTGCTGTTCCAGCCGGCCGAGGAGACCGGCGCTGGCGCTGCCGCCGTGATGGCCGATCCGAAATTCGAGGAGATCGTGCCGGATTACGCCTTCTCCCTGCATAACCGCCCGGGTGTGCCGGTCGGCCATGCCCGCATCTCGGAAGGCGCCGCCAACTGCGCCTCGCGCGGCATCAAGATCATCCTGACCGGCGAAACCTCGCATGCCTCGACGCCGGAGCATGGCCGCTCGCCGGCCCCGGCCATCGCGACGCTGATCCCGACGCTGACCGCGCTCGGACCGGGCGGCCCGCTCGACGCCAACTTCCGGCTGGTGACCGTGACTCATGTCGAGATCGGCGAGCAGGCCTTCGGCATCGCGCCGGGCCATGGCGAGCTCTGGGCGACGCTGCGCACCGTCAACGACGCGCAGATGGGCGCGCTCTGCGAAGCCGCCGAGACGCTGGCCCGCGAGGCTGCCGAGGCCGGTCGTTTGACCGTCGAGATCAGCTATCACGACATCTTCCACCACTGCGAGAACGAGCCGGAGGCCGTCGCGATGCTGCGCCGGGCGATGGACGAGGAGAAGGTGCCGCATGGTCCGACGCCGCCCTCGCGCGGCTCGGAGGATTTCGGCCTGTTCGGGCGCCGCTCCAAATCTGCGATGTTCCTGCTCGGCTCGGGCGAGACCGCGCATCTGCACAACCCGGATTTCGATTTCCCGGACGATGCGATCGGCCCCGGCGCGCGCGTCTTCATGCGGGCGCTGCGCAATCTGCTCGGCGAAGCCCGCCCGCAGGCTTGA
- a CDS encoding M48 family metallopeptidase: MRISLFRRQPDPDRIEVVHAGTRYAVLVKRRAAARRMTLRVSQATGEITLTLPERADFAAGRTFAENHGGWIAARMAKRPRPVPFEPGQSIPLRGVPHRIVHWSKARGLTQATRDADGAPVIAVAGDAAHVARRVRDFLRKLALEDIEKAVRRHTATLGISARKITIRDTTSRWGSCSSQRDLSFSWRLILAPSPVLDYLAAHEVAHLKEMNHSHRFWALTHKLCPHTEEAEAWLKRHGASLHGYG; this comes from the coding sequence ATGCGCATCTCCCTGTTCAGGCGCCAGCCGGACCCCGACCGGATCGAGGTCGTGCATGCCGGCACGCGCTATGCCGTTCTGGTCAAGCGCCGCGCCGCCGCGCGGCGGATGACGTTGCGCGTCTCGCAGGCGACCGGCGAGATCACGCTGACCCTGCCCGAGAGGGCCGATTTCGCGGCGGGCCGCACCTTCGCCGAGAACCATGGCGGCTGGATCGCGGCGCGGATGGCCAAGCGCCCGCGCCCGGTGCCCTTCGAGCCCGGCCAGAGCATTCCCCTGCGTGGTGTGCCGCATCGCATCGTCCACTGGTCGAAAGCGCGTGGGCTGACGCAGGCGACACGCGATGCCGACGGCGCGCCGGTCATCGCAGTGGCCGGCGATGCCGCACATGTCGCGCGCCGGGTCAGGGATTTCCTGCGGAAGCTCGCGCTCGAGGATATCGAGAAGGCGGTCCGCCGCCACACCGCGACGCTTGGCATCTCCGCCCGCAAGATCACCATCCGCGACACCACGAGCCGCTGGGGCTCCTGCTCCTCTCAAAGGGACCTCAGCTTCTCATGGCGCCTGATCCTGGCGCCGTCCCCGGTGCTCGATTATCTCGCGGCCCATGAGGTGGCCCACCTCAAGGAGATGAACCACTCGCACCGCTTCTGGGCGCTGACCCACAAGCTCTGCCCCCATACTGAGGAGGCGGAAGCCTGGCTGAAGCGCCATGGCGCCAGCCTGCACGGCTATGGTTGA
- a CDS encoding polyhydroxyalkanoate depolymerase, with the protein MSFAYHAYEAVHMMVSPMRGVSDAMHLAFKNPANPLTYTPLGRSVAASCELFERMTRRYGKPAFGLDETTINGVKVAVEERVVWERPFCKLVYFDRKIPSSRRKPQPKVLLVAPMSGHYATLLRGTVEAFLPGHEVYITDWVDARLVPLSEGRFDLDDYIDYVIGMLQMLGPDTHVMAICQPSVPVIAAIARMEAESDPCAPRSMTLMGGPIDTRRSPTAVNQLAMERGTDWFRRNCITVVPFPSLGAFRQVYPGFMQLSGFMAMNIDRHVTAHYDMFKHLVSGDGDSAEKHRDFYDEYLAVMDLTAEFYLQTVDTVFVQHALPKGEMMHRDKPVDLTAIRRVALMTVEGEMDDISGVGQTQAAHDLCVNIPADKRVHYLQPKVGHYGVFNGSRFRAEIQPRISDFMVSLDMEAAKERRDDSAKEQRKALKVVG; encoded by the coding sequence ATGTCGTTCGCCTACCATGCCTACGAAGCGGTTCACATGATGGTGAGCCCGATGCGTGGGGTTTCGGATGCGATGCATCTGGCCTTCAAGAACCCGGCCAATCCGCTGACCTATACGCCGCTCGGCCGCAGCGTCGCTGCGTCCTGCGAATTGTTCGAGCGCATGACGCGCCGCTACGGCAAGCCGGCCTTCGGCCTCGACGAGACCACGATCAACGGCGTCAAGGTCGCCGTGGAGGAGCGTGTCGTCTGGGAGCGCCCCTTCTGCAAGCTGGTCTATTTCGACCGCAAGATTCCATCCAGCCGCCGCAAGCCACAGCCGAAGGTGCTGCTGGTCGCGCCGATGTCGGGCCATTACGCCACGCTGCTGCGCGGCACGGTCGAGGCTTTCCTGCCCGGCCATGAGGTCTACATCACCGATTGGGTCGATGCCCGCCTCGTGCCGCTTTCCGAGGGCCGTTTCGACCTCGACGATTACATCGATTACGTCATCGGCATGCTCCAGATGCTGGGGCCGGACACCCATGTCATGGCGATCTGCCAGCCGTCGGTGCCGGTCATCGCCGCGATCGCCCGCATGGAGGCCGAATCCGACCCGTGCGCGCCGCGCTCGATGACGCTGATGGGTGGCCCGATCGACACCCGCCGCTCGCCGACCGCCGTCAACCAGCTCGCGATGGAGCGCGGCACGGACTGGTTCCGCCGCAACTGCATCACCGTCGTGCCGTTCCCGAGCCTCGGCGCCTTCCGGCAGGTCTATCCCGGCTTCATGCAGCTCTCGGGTTTCATGGCGATGAATATCGACCGCCACGTCACCGCCCATTACGACATGTTCAAGCATCTCGTCAGTGGTGACGGCGATTCCGCCGAGAAGCATCGCGATTTCTACGACGAGTACCTCGCGGTGATGGACCTGACCGCCGAGTTCTATCTCCAGACCGTCGACACCGTCTTCGTTCAGCATGCCCTGCCCAAGGGAGAGATGATGCACCGCGACAAGCCGGTCGATCTCACTGCGATCCGCCGCGTCGCGCTGATGACGGTCGAAGGCGAGATGGACGACATCTCCGGCGTCGGCCAGACCCAGGCCGCGCATGATCTCTGCGTCAACATCCCCGCCGACAAGCGTGTCCATTATCTCCAGCCGAAGGTCGGCCATTACGGCGTCTTCAACGGCTCGCGCTTCCGCGCCGAGATCCAGCCGCGCATCTCCGACTTCATGGTCAGCCTCGACATGGAAGCGGCCAAGGAGCGCCGCGACGACAGCGCCAAGGAGCAGCGCAAGGCGCTCAAGGTCGTCGGCTAA
- a CDS encoding ActS/PrrB/RegB family redox-sensitive histidine kinase, whose protein sequence is MSFPDLSAPALARSSRHLRLDTLVRLRWLAIAGQSLAVAGVHFGLGFPLPFGWCFSVIAVSAWLNVALRIRFPLSHRLNDRAATALLGFDIAQLAALLYMTGGLQNPFAILFLAPVMISATALPPQRTLVLGLLAMGLATLLSRYHLPLPWAGDDRPVLPAFYQLGNWAALVLGLAFTGIYAWRVAKEARDLSDALAATELVLAREQHLSQLDGLAAAAAHELGTPLGTIALVARELTRLAPPEGEMAEDIALLREQVERCRGILGKLSSLQDEDAGPLGQLTLRLLIEEAAGPQRPFGTPFEITMAGEKPEPVCRRNPGMIYGLGNIVDNAVDFARSTVTIAAEWSHNQVVLVIADDGPGFPPNVLMRAGDPYLSRGSGEGRAGGGLGLGLFIAKTLLERGGATLEFSNRPVPASGASIRITWSRDDFEADLPVDGGTQGERSALHEPG, encoded by the coding sequence GTGAGCTTTCCGGACCTTTCCGCCCCGGCTCTGGCCCGTTCCAGCCGCCATTTGCGCCTCGATACGCTGGTCCGTCTGCGCTGGCTCGCCATCGCCGGGCAGAGCCTCGCCGTTGCCGGTGTGCATTTCGGCCTCGGCTTTCCCCTGCCCTTCGGCTGGTGCTTCAGCGTCATCGCGGTCTCCGCCTGGCTCAATGTCGCGCTGCGCATCCGCTTTCCGCTGAGCCACCGCCTCAACGACAGGGCGGCGACGGCCCTGCTCGGCTTCGACATCGCCCAGCTCGCAGCTCTGCTCTACATGACCGGCGGGCTGCAGAATCCGTTCGCGATCCTGTTCCTGGCGCCGGTGATGATCTCGGCGACGGCCCTGCCGCCGCAGCGCACGCTGGTGCTTGGCCTGCTCGCGATGGGGCTCGCAACCCTGCTCAGCCGCTATCACCTGCCCTTGCCCTGGGCCGGGGACGATCGGCCGGTGCTGCCGGCCTTCTACCAGCTCGGCAACTGGGCAGCCCTCGTGCTCGGCCTCGCCTTCACCGGCATCTATGCCTGGCGCGTCGCCAAGGAGGCGCGCGACCTCTCCGACGCACTCGCCGCCACCGAGCTTGTTCTGGCGCGCGAGCAGCATCTGTCGCAGCTCGACGGCCTAGCCGCCGCGGCCGCCCATGAACTCGGCACGCCGCTCGGCACGATCGCGCTGGTCGCGCGCGAACTGACCCGCCTCGCCCCCCCCGAGGGCGAGATGGCCGAGGACATCGCCTTGCTGCGCGAACAGGTCGAACGCTGCCGCGGCATCCTCGGCAAATTGTCGAGTCTTCAGGACGAGGATGCCGGCCCGCTCGGCCAGCTCACCTTGCGCCTGCTGATCGAGGAAGCGGCCGGGCCGCAGCGGCCCTTCGGCACGCCCTTCGAGATCACCATGGCCGGCGAGAAGCCGGAGCCGGTCTGCCGCCGCAATCCCGGCATGATCTACGGCCTCGGCAATATCGTCGACAATGCCGTCGATTTCGCGCGCTCAACGGTGACGATCGCAGCGGAGTGGAGCCACAATCAGGTCGTGCTGGTGATTGCCGATGACGGGCCTGGCTTCCCCCCCAATGTACTGATGCGGGCAGGCGATCCCTATCTCTCACGCGGCTCCGGCGAAGGCCGCGCCGGCGGGGGTCTCGGGCTCGGGCTCTTCATCGCCAAGACGCTGCTCGAGCGAGGCGGCGCAACCCTGGAATTCTCGAACCGGCCGGTGCCGGCAAGCGGCGCCTCGATCCGGATCACCTGGTCCCGCGATGACTTCGAGGCCGATCTGCCTGTCGATGGGGGTACACAGGGCGAGAGATCCGCCTTACATGAGCCTGGTTGA
- a CDS encoding ActR/PrrA/RegA family redox response regulator transcription factor translates to MQDSASDTDRPGPAADMSLLLVDDDKPFLTRLARAMEGRGYAVRIADSVAAGMAAVEESAPAFAVIDLRLGDGNGLDVIARLKERRPDARGVVLTGYGNIATAVSAVKLGAFDFLAKPADADEIHAALAAQRDARPQPPENPMSADRVRWEHIQRVYELCSRNVSETARRLGMHRRTLQRILAKRAPR, encoded by the coding sequence ATGCAGGATTCCGCGAGCGACACCGACAGGCCCGGCCCCGCCGCCGACATGTCCCTTTTGCTGGTCGATGACGACAAGCCGTTCCTGACCCGCCTCGCCCGCGCCATGGAAGGCCGCGGCTACGCCGTTCGCATCGCCGACAGCGTTGCAGCTGGCATGGCAGCCGTCGAGGAGTCGGCACCGGCCTTCGCGGTAATCGACCTGCGCCTCGGCGACGGCAACGGCCTCGACGTGATCGCCCGCCTGAAGGAGCGCCGCCCCGATGCGCGCGGCGTGGTCCTGACCGGCTATGGCAACATCGCGACCGCCGTCAGCGCCGTGAAGCTCGGCGCCTTCGACTTCCTGGCCAAGCCGGCCGATGCCGACGAGATCCATGCCGCGCTCGCAGCCCAGCGCGATGCCCGCCCGCAGCCGCCCGAAAACCCGATGTCGGCCGACCGGGTGCGCTGGGAGCATATCCAACGCGTCTACGAACTGTGCAGCCGCAATGTCTCGGAGACGGCACGCCGCCTCGGCATGCATCGCCGCACCTTGCAGCGCATTCTCGCCAAGCGCGCTCCGCGCTGA
- a CDS encoding MFS transporter encodes MPIALYALTVGAFGIGVTEFVIMGLLLQVSADLGISVPLAGLLMTGYALGVFVGAPILTIATRSLPRKTTLLVLMAIFTLGNLAAALSPGFGWLMAARIVTALAHGTFFGVGSLVATSLVAPERKASAIALMFTGLTLATLLGVPFGSWLGLAFGWRSTFWAVTAIGLVALIVLAVFVPADRERVVPGSLAEEFKVLARPQVQLGLIMTVLGFGGIFAVFTFIQPILVQLAGFSEAAVSPILLVFGGGLVVGNLLGGRWADRRLAPALIGSIALLTVAMFASGFAFHSQIGAVAAAFVLGAAAFATVAPLQMWVLQQAGGAGQGLASSLNIAAFNLGNAFGAWLGGAVITQGLGYGAIAPVAAVVPLLALGLAVVAVSLERRAARIVPACAT; translated from the coding sequence ATGCCCATTGCCCTTTATGCTCTCACCGTCGGTGCCTTCGGCATCGGCGTCACTGAATTCGTCATCATGGGCCTGCTCCTGCAGGTCTCCGCCGATCTCGGCATCAGCGTCCCGCTCGCCGGCCTGCTGATGACCGGCTATGCGCTCGGCGTCTTCGTCGGCGCGCCCATCCTGACGATCGCGACCCGTTCCCTGCCGCGCAAGACGACCTTGCTCGTGCTGATGGCGATCTTCACCCTCGGCAATCTCGCGGCGGCGCTGAGCCCCGGCTTCGGCTGGCTGATGGCAGCGCGCATCGTCACCGCGCTGGCGCATGGCACCTTCTTCGGCGTCGGCTCGCTGGTCGCGACCAGCCTCGTCGCACCGGAGCGCAAGGCCTCGGCCATCGCCCTGATGTTCACCGGCCTGACGCTCGCGACTTTGCTCGGCGTGCCCTTCGGCTCCTGGCTCGGCCTCGCCTTCGGCTGGCGCTCGACCTTCTGGGCAGTGACCGCGATCGGCCTCGTCGCCCTGATCGTCCTCGCGGTCTTCGTGCCGGCGGATCGCGAGCGCGTGGTGCCCGGCTCGCTCGCCGAGGAGTTCAAGGTGCTGGCGCGGCCGCAGGTTCAGCTCGGCCTGATCATGACCGTTCTCGGCTTCGGCGGCATCTTTGCGGTCTTCACCTTCATCCAGCCGATCCTCGTCCAGCTTGCCGGCTTCAGCGAGGCCGCGGTCTCGCCGATCCTGCTGGTCTTCGGCGGTGGCCTCGTCGTCGGCAACCTGCTCGGCGGGCGCTGGGCCGATCGCAGGCTCGCCCCGGCGCTGATCGGTTCGATCGCACTGCTGACCGTCGCGATGTTCGCCTCGGGTTTCGCCTTCCACAGCCAGATCGGCGCCGTCGCCGCAGCCTTCGTGCTCGGCGCCGCGGCCTTCGCCACGGTCGCGCCGCTGCAGATGTGGGTGTTGCAGCAGGCCGGCGGCGCGGGGCAGGGCCTGGCCTCCAGCCTGAACATCGCCGCTTTCAACCTCGGCAACGCCTTCGGCGCCTGGCTTGGCGGCGCGGTGATCACGCAGGGTCTCGGCTATGGCGCTATCGCGCCGGTCGCCGCTGTGGTTCCGCTGCTGGCGCTCGGCCTTGCCGTCGTCGCGGTGTCCCTCGAGCGGCGCGCGGCCCGGATCGTTCCCGCCTGCGCGACCTGA
- a CDS encoding LysR family transcriptional regulator produces MPRSEINRSGEMEVFARVVELGGFSPAARALRMTPSAVSKLITRLEARLGVRLIVRSTRKFMLTEEGTTFHERTLRVLADLDEAERAVAACQIPRGRLRVNANVAFGWHFLLPVAPRFMAAHPGIQLDISITDAVIDLVDERADVAIRVGPLKSSQLVARKLGESVSAIVASPDYLAARGAPDHPEKLAGCDLITFNFARHRDTWPFVIDGQRAFLPAHGRVTVGDGESARRLALAGQGLTRLSLFHIADDIAAGRLVPVLEDFNPGDVEDIHAVYVGHGGKLPARVRAFIDFLVDEIDLRRFAAMPKAAITEACEAVVSG; encoded by the coding sequence ATGCCGCGCAGCGAGATCAACCGATCCGGGGAGATGGAGGTGTTTGCCCGCGTCGTCGAGCTCGGCGGGTTCTCGCCGGCCGCTCGCGCACTCAGGATGACACCGTCTGCCGTCAGCAAGCTTATCACCCGGCTGGAGGCGCGGCTCGGCGTCAGGCTGATCGTGCGCTCGACCCGCAAATTCATGCTCACCGAGGAAGGCACGACCTTCCATGAGCGGACATTGCGCGTGCTGGCCGATCTCGACGAGGCCGAGCGGGCGGTCGCCGCCTGCCAGATCCCACGCGGGCGGCTCAGGGTGAACGCCAATGTCGCCTTCGGCTGGCATTTTCTGCTGCCGGTGGCGCCCCGCTTCATGGCGGCGCATCCCGGAATCCAGCTCGACATCTCGATCACCGATGCGGTGATCGATCTCGTCGACGAGCGCGCCGATGTCGCGATCCGGGTCGGCCCGCTCAAATCCTCCCAGCTCGTCGCGCGCAAGCTCGGCGAAAGCGTCTCGGCCATCGTCGCCTCGCCGGATTACCTGGCTGCGCGTGGCGCGCCGGATCATCCCGAAAAACTCGCCGGCTGCGATCTCATCACCTTCAACTTCGCCCGGCACCGCGATACATGGCCCTTCGTCATCGACGGGCAGCGCGCCTTCCTGCCGGCCCATGGACGCGTCACGGTCGGCGATGGCGAGAGCGCGCGGCGCCTGGCGCTGGCGGGACAGGGGCTGACGCGGCTCTCGCTCTTCCATATCGCCGACGACATCGCCGCGGGCCGGCTCGTCCCGGTGCTGGAGGATTTCAATCCCGGCGATGTCGAGGACATCCATGCCGTCTATGTCGGCCACGGCGGCAAATTGCCGGCACGGGTGCGCGCTTTCATCGATTTCCTGGTCGACGAGATCGATCTGCGCCGGTTCGCAGCGATGCCGAAAGCGGCGATAACCGAAGCCTGTGAGGCGGTCGTATCAGGCTGA
- a CDS encoding MmcB family DNA repair protein — MSLSDSVLNPPPARPDITRIVCRGAARHLRERGYAIVKEMTFANGRRGDVVALSPSGELWVVEVKSGIADYRVDGKWPDYRDYCDGFLFAVAPEFPREILPDDVGLIVADAYGGELLREPPRHPLSAARRKMLTIALARLASSRLALIEDPDASA; from the coding sequence ATGTCTCTCTCGGATTCTGTTCTGAACCCGCCGCCGGCACGGCCCGATATCACGCGCATCGTCTGTCGCGGCGCGGCACGTCATCTGCGCGAGCGCGGCTATGCCATCGTCAAGGAGATGACCTTCGCCAATGGCCGGCGTGGCGACGTCGTCGCGCTTTCGCCCTCGGGCGAGCTCTGGGTCGTCGAGGTTAAGTCCGGCATCGCCGACTACCGCGTCGACGGCAAGTGGCCGGATTATCGCGATTATTGCGATGGCTTCCTCTTCGCGGTCGCCCCGGAATTCCCGCGCGAGATCCTGCCCGACGATGTCGGCCTGATCGTCGCCGATGCCTATGGCGGCGAATTGCTGCGCGAGCCGCCGCGGCATCCCCTGAGCGCGGCGCGGCGCAAGATGCTGACCATCGCGCTGGCGCGGCTGGCTTCCAGCCGGCTCGCGCTGATCGAGGACCCTGACGCCTCAGCCTGA
- a CDS encoding threonine ammonia-lyase — MIALDDIRAARQRIAPHIRKTPTLPYARTRGSDFGGDVTLKLELLQAAGSFKARGAMNRLLTLSKDELARGVVTASGGNHGLAIARSAHVLGVSATIFLPSNAAPDKIAKLRDWGADVHIVGAIWDDANAAALAHSSKTGATYAHPFSDPVVVAGQGTLGLDILDDMPDVDVILVAIGGGGLITGLSTAVKALRPQTRIIGIEPVGSPTLHACLAAGRLVALDRLETRVATMSCRQTDQAIYEATARNVDEIVLITDAEMEQAAKSLWFEFGIAADLSGAAAIAALQSGRVPLSGGETICALVCGAGTDGCLPG; from the coding sequence ATGATCGCGCTCGACGATATCCGCGCCGCCCGCCAGCGCATCGCGCCCCACATCCGGAAAACCCCTACGCTGCCCTATGCCAGGACGCGCGGCAGCGATTTCGGCGGCGATGTCACGCTGAAGCTAGAATTGCTGCAGGCGGCTGGCTCCTTCAAGGCGCGCGGCGCGATGAACCGGCTCCTGACCCTGTCGAAGGACGAGCTGGCGCGCGGGGTGGTCACGGCATCCGGCGGCAATCACGGCCTCGCCATCGCCCGCTCGGCCCATGTGCTCGGCGTCAGCGCCACGATCTTCCTGCCGTCCAACGCGGCGCCGGACAAGATCGCCAAGCTGCGCGACTGGGGCGCCGACGTCCATATCGTCGGCGCGATCTGGGACGATGCCAATGCCGCCGCGCTCGCTCATTCCAGCAAGACCGGCGCGACCTATGCCCATCCGTTCAGCGATCCGGTCGTTGTGGCCGGGCAGGGCACGCTCGGCCTCGATATTCTCGACGACATGCCTGATGTCGACGTCATCCTCGTCGCGATCGGTGGCGGTGGATTGATCACCGGCCTCTCGACGGCGGTGAAGGCCCTGCGCCCGCAGACGCGGATCATCGGTATCGAGCCCGTGGGCTCGCCGACGCTGCATGCCTGTCTCGCCGCCGGCCGCCTCGTCGCGCTCGACAGGCTGGAGACCCGCGTCGCCACGATGTCCTGCCGCCAGACCGACCAAGCGATCTATGAGGCGACGGCGCGCAATGTCGACGAGATCGTGCTGATCACCGATGCCGAGATGGAGCAGGCGGCGAAATCGCTCTGGTTCGAATTCGGCATTGCCGCCGACCTGTCCGGCGCGGCGGCGATTGCTGCGCTCCAGTCCGGGCGCGTTCCGCTATCCGGCGGCGAAACAATCTGCGCGCTGGTCTGCGGCGCCGGCACGGATGGCTGCCTGCCTGGCTGA
- a CDS encoding succinylglutamate desuccinylase/aspartoacylase family protein, which yields MSTASAARPKPTPRPSSAFLTVDLDREGKQTGFLMIPHSPHDDAWGATRVPVAVIKNGTGPTVIMEGGNHGDEYEGPITICDLIRDLDPGRVQGRLILMPANNVHAVMAGQRTSPVDGLNFNRTFPGDPRGTITQQISAFVSDHILPVGDAFLDLHSGGSSLDIIPSAIVEPTDDPALHKRNVAAVQAFDAPMMVVISNLGEPRTATAAACRAGLVTVGTEMAGAGTVSLEALAVCRRGVANVLDHLGVVVREKPEPRRAEGQILELPGISAYVYATADGIFEPFHANGTKVSAGEPAGRIHCTWDPTRPPETLYYAADGILYGRRQPGRVKPGNCCLIVAAPYRGTL from the coding sequence ATGAGCACAGCCAGCGCCGCGCGCCCCAAGCCGACCCCGCGCCCGTCCAGCGCCTTCCTCACCGTCGATCTCGATCGCGAGGGCAAGCAGACCGGCTTCCTGATGATCCCGCATTCGCCGCATGACGATGCCTGGGGCGCAACCCGCGTGCCGGTCGCAGTGATCAAGAACGGCACCGGCCCGACCGTGATCATGGAAGGCGGCAACCATGGCGACGAATACGAGGGGCCGATCACGATCTGCGACCTGATCCGCGATCTCGATCCCGGCCGCGTCCAGGGTCGGCTCATCCTGATGCCGGCGAACAACGTCCATGCGGTCATGGCCGGTCAACGCACTTCACCGGTCGATGGGCTGAACTTCAACCGCACCTTCCCGGGCGATCCGCGTGGCACCATCACCCAGCAGATCTCGGCTTTCGTCAGCGACCATATCCTGCCGGTCGGCGACGCTTTCCTCGATCTGCATTCCGGCGGCTCCTCGCTCGATATCATCCCGAGCGCCATCGTCGAGCCGACCGACGATCCGGCCCTGCACAAGCGCAATGTCGCGGCCGTCCAGGCCTTCGACGCGCCGATGATGGTCGTCATCAGCAATCTCGGCGAGCCTCGCACCGCGACGGCCGCCGCCTGCCGGGCCGGGCTCGTCACGGTCGGCACGGAGATGGCCGGCGCCGGCACGGTCTCGCTGGAGGCGCTCGCAGTCTGCCGGCGCGGCGTCGCCAATGTGCTCGACCATCTCGGCGTCGTCGTCCGCGAAAAACCCGAGCCCCGGCGGGCCGAGGGCCAGATACTCGAACTGCCCGGCATCTCCGCTTACGTCTACGCGACGGCGGACGGCATCTTCGAGCCTTTCCACGCCAATGGCACCAAGGTCAGCGCCGGCGAGCCGGCGGGACGCATCCACTGCACCTGGGACCCGACGCGCCCGCCCGAGACGCTGTATTACGCCGCCGACGGCATCCTCTACGGCCGCCGCCAGCCGGGCCGCGTCAAGCCGGGCAATTGCTGCCTCATCGTGGCTGCGCCCTATCGCGGGACCCTGTGA
- a CDS encoding transporter substrate-binding domain-containing protein has translation MRSLFAGRSFVAGLAALAIAAFGAAEAKADKLQDILSKGVVRIGVPLDAPPFGSQDADRKAIGFDIEMAEMVAKGLGVKLEMQQITGANRIPFLMTDKVDIVISVMGLTPERAKQIQFTAPYANTFLAVYGAKSSTVSSPETIGSARVAAAKGTTQELAISAAAPKASLMRTEDDATAAAAYITGQADLLATNSIVAQALAKQNPSKEFERKFVIRRSPAHMGVQMDQHNLVRWLDGFIFFNSMNGELDRLHRKYLDMPMDPLPTL, from the coding sequence ATGCGTTCACTGTTCGCAGGCAGATCTTTCGTGGCGGGGCTGGCCGCCCTGGCCATCGCCGCCTTCGGCGCCGCCGAGGCCAAGGCCGACAAGCTCCAGGACATCCTGTCCAAGGGCGTGGTTCGCATCGGCGTGCCGCTCGACGCGCCGCCCTTCGGCTCGCAGGATGCCGATCGCAAGGCGATCGGTTTCGACATCGAGATGGCCGAGATGGTCGCCAAGGGCCTCGGCGTGAAGCTGGAGATGCAGCAGATCACCGGCGCCAACCGCATTCCCTTCCTGATGACCGACAAGGTCGACATCGTCATCTCGGTGATGGGCCTGACGCCGGAGCGCGCCAAGCAGATCCAGTTCACGGCGCCCTATGCCAACACCTTCCTCGCGGTCTACGGCGCGAAGAGCTCGACGGTATCGAGCCCGGAGACGATCGGCTCGGCCCGCGTCGCCGCCGCCAAGGGCACGACGCAGGAACTCGCCATCTCGGCCGCCGCACCGAAGGCCAGCCTGATGCGCACGGAAGACGACGCCACGGCCGCCGCCGCCTACATCACCGGCCAGGCCGATCTCCTCGCCACCAACTCGATCGTGGCGCAGGCGCTGGCCAAGCAGAACCCGAGCAAGGAATTCGAGCGCAAGTTCGTCATCCGCCGCAGCCCTGCCCATATGGGCGTGCAGATGGACCAGCACAATCTCGTGCGCTGGCTCGACGGCTTCATCTTCTTCAACTCGATGAACGGCGAACTCGACCGGCTGCACCGGAAGTACCTGGACATGCCGATGGACCCGCTGCCGACGCTGTGA